A single Terriglobia bacterium DNA region contains:
- the nadD gene encoding nicotinate-nucleotide adenylyltransferase, translating into MRIAILGGTFDPIHNGHLAAAHSVAETFLVDEVHFVPAFSPPHKQSRSITSPFHRFAMVALATLSIERFRASTIEVDALERRYTVETLEAMKKPYPGSELLFIIGTDMYQEIETWKSFRRLFDLAHLVIVNRPGFPFREDVAPYQILSENQTVTLPQRPTVFYLPFVKQPISSTEIRSDCKKGAEVRQWLPPLVWSYIERNKLYS; encoded by the coding sequence ATGAGGATTGCGATATTGGGTGGGACTTTCGATCCCATTCATAACGGACATCTCGCTGCAGCCCACTCGGTCGCTGAAACTTTCCTCGTTGATGAAGTCCATTTCGTCCCCGCGTTCTCTCCACCCCACAAGCAGTCGCGCAGTATAACCTCGCCGTTTCACCGTTTTGCGATGGTGGCGCTGGCGACCCTCTCCATCGAACGCTTTCGCGCGTCTACAATAGAGGTAGATGCTCTCGAAAGACGGTATACCGTTGAAACGCTGGAGGCGATGAAGAAACCGTATCCCGGTTCCGAGTTGCTCTTCATCATCGGGACCGATATGTACCAGGAAATCGAGACGTGGAAGAGTTTCCGCCGGTTGTTCGATCTGGCGCACCTCGTCATCGTGAACCGTCCGGGGTTCCCGTTCCGCGAGGACGTCGCGCCCTATCAGATCCTCAGCGAAAACCAAACCGTGACGCTGCCGCAGCGCCCGACTGTTTTCTATCTGCCGTTCGTCAAGCAGCCGATTTCGTCCACCGAGATTCGAAGCGATTGCAAAAAAGGCGCGGAAGTCCGCCAATGGCTGCCGCCGCTGGTATGGAGTTACATTGAAAGAAACAAGCTTTATTCATGA
- the rsfS gene encoding ribosome silencing factor: MKETSFIHERDQKGEEQPQLSNTENQLSDAIEAALDKQAQDPVVIELGEVCSFTDYFLICTGTSTRHNQTIAEHIEETLKREGVRPLHVEGVSEGEWILLDYVDFVVHIFSARSREFYDLERLWRAGKRRDAHDLVAQRAL; the protein is encoded by the coding sequence TTGAAAGAAACAAGCTTTATTCATGAACGTGATCAAAAAGGAGAAGAACAACCACAATTGAGCAACACAGAAAATCAACTATCCGACGCCATCGAAGCAGCGCTCGACAAGCAAGCCCAGGACCCCGTTGTCATTGAACTTGGCGAGGTCTGCTCTTTCACGGATTATTTCCTGATCTGCACCGGTACTTCGACGCGCCACAACCAGACCATCGCCGAACACATCGAAGAAACGCTCAAGCGGGAAGGTGTTCGCCCGTTGCATGTCGAAGGGGTCAGCGAAGGGGAATGGATCCTTCTCGACTACGTGGATTTTGTCGTCCACATTTTCTCGGCCCGGTCACGCGAGTTCTATGATCTCGAACGCCTGTGGCGGGCCGGCAAGCGCCGCGATGCGCATGATCTGGTTGCGCAACGCGCGCTCTAA
- a CDS encoding sigma-54 dependent transcriptional regulator, which translates to MNEPPYPFVFSADSPMMTIYRTLERIRETPTTVLIEGESGTGKDVLAQWLHHNGPRKDGPCMKIDFSSLPEELVESELFGYERGAFTGAVSSKLGKLDLAQGGTAILDEIANVDLTVQAKLLNVVEAKQFYRLGGNKFIELDARIVALSSIPLAHAVERRIFRQDLFFRLNLITVRVPPLRERRNEIFEMAGFLLAQVARKYKLTAKLNDGCRGLFEQYEFPGNIRELRNALERAILMAPSQEITPETLPAAWYSPAASASKLPTLEDVEKKYIAEVLRQTRGKKVKAAKILGISRKTLLEKRKKYGLE; encoded by the coding sequence ATGAACGAGCCGCCGTATCCGTTTGTCTTCTCGGCGGACTCGCCAATGATGACGATTTATCGCACGCTGGAACGGATCCGCGAAACGCCGACCACGGTTCTGATCGAAGGCGAAAGCGGAACCGGAAAAGACGTCCTGGCGCAGTGGCTTCACCACAACGGTCCTCGCAAAGACGGCCCCTGCATGAAGATCGATTTCTCGTCGCTCCCCGAAGAGCTGGTCGAATCCGAATTATTCGGCTACGAACGCGGCGCCTTCACCGGCGCGGTCTCGTCCAAACTCGGAAAACTCGATCTGGCCCAGGGCGGCACCGCCATCCTGGATGAGATCGCCAACGTCGATCTGACGGTCCAGGCCAAGCTGCTGAATGTCGTCGAGGCCAAACAGTTCTACAGGCTCGGAGGAAACAAGTTCATCGAACTGGACGCGCGAATCGTCGCGCTCTCCAGCATACCGCTGGCCCACGCCGTCGAGCGGCGCATCTTCCGCCAGGATCTTTTCTTCCGCCTCAATTTGATAACCGTCCGCGTGCCTCCTTTGCGGGAACGCCGCAATGAAATTTTCGAGATGGCCGGGTTCCTGCTCGCGCAAGTGGCGCGGAAATACAAACTCACGGCAAAACTGAACGACGGCTGCCGCGGCCTGTTCGAACAATATGAGTTTCCGGGAAATATCCGCGAGCTTCGCAATGCGCTGGAGCGCGCGATTCTGATGGCGCCGTCCCAGGAAATCACTCCGGAGACGCTGCCGGCAGCGTGGTATTCGCCGGCAGCGTCCGCTTCGAAGTTGCCTACTCTGGAAGATGTGGAGAAAAAGTACATCGCTGAAGTACTTCGCCAGACGCGGGGAAAGAAAGTGAAGGCGGCGAAGATCCTCGGCATCAGCCGCAAGACCCTGCTCGAAAAACGGAAAAAATACGGCCTGGAATAG